A DNA window from Thermodesulfobacteriota bacterium contains the following coding sequences:
- a CDS encoding S41 family peptidase, with protein sequence MSEREEKMVEGRGMKHAKIIIVVCLFFILGVTVGLGRFHKVSALSNPTYEDLRVFADVLSLLQKEYVEETKSKDLIYGAIKGMLETLDPHSAFLPPPMFKEMQEETKGRFEGLGIEITIRDGVLTVVSPIEDTPAHRAGIQAGDQILRIDGELTKNLSLMDAVKRMRGPKGTKVTLTIMREGFPKPREFTLVRDVIPIRSVRYEVLEKQYGYIRLSQFQEKTDAEFQKAIKAIEEETKGNLKGLILDLRNNPGGLLDQAVKVADRFLESGLIVSIEGRREEQKMKFHAQPQDDSLARYPLVVLVNGGSASGAEIVAGAIQDHGRGIILGTQTFGKGSVQTIFSLKDGSGLRLTTARYYTPNGRSIQAKGIVPDIVVKPSPPDEEKTAPTPPPRMPSEKDLERHLIDVKEKERQEKEKPKPEAKEKEKRPPDAQLERALELLKSWEIFKNIATKKSG encoded by the coding sequence ATGAGCGAGAGGGAGGAGAAGATGGTTGAGGGTAGAGGGATGAAGCATGCAAAGATCATCATCGTGGTCTGCCTTTTCTTTATCCTGGGCGTGACCGTGGGATTGGGCCGTTTTCACAAGGTCTCGGCCCTCTCCAATCCGACCTACGAAGATCTGAGGGTCTTTGCCGATGTCCTGAGTCTGCTTCAGAAGGAGTATGTGGAGGAGACCAAATCGAAAGACCTCATCTACGGGGCCATCAAGGGGATGCTCGAGACGCTCGATCCCCATTCGGCCTTTTTACCCCCTCCGATGTTCAAGGAGATGCAGGAAGAGACCAAAGGTCGGTTCGAGGGCCTGGGCATCGAGATCACGATCCGGGACGGCGTGCTCACCGTGGTCTCACCGATCGAGGATACGCCAGCCCATCGAGCAGGCATTCAGGCGGGCGATCAGATCCTCCGGATAGACGGAGAGCTGACCAAAAATCTCAGTCTGATGGATGCGGTCAAGCGGATGAGGGGCCCGAAGGGGACAAAGGTCACCCTCACCATCATGCGGGAGGGGTTTCCGAAACCGCGGGAGTTCACCTTGGTCCGCGATGTGATTCCGATCCGGAGCGTCCGTTATGAGGTGCTCGAAAAGCAGTATGGCTATATCCGCCTCTCCCAGTTTCAGGAGAAGACCGACGCCGAGTTTCAAAAGGCGATCAAGGCCATCGAGGAGGAGACCAAGGGGAACCTGAAGGGATTGATTCTCGACCTCCGAAACAATCCAGGAGGCCTGTTGGATCAGGCCGTGAAGGTGGCGGACCGCTTCCTGGAATCGGGGCTGATCGTCTCGATCGAGGGCCGGAGGGAGGAGCAGAAGATGAAGTTCCATGCCCAGCCCCAAGACGATTCGTTGGCCCGCTATCCTCTGGTCGTCCTGGTCAACGGGGGAAGCGCCAGCGGCGCCGAGATCGTTGCCGGCGCCATTCAGGATCATGGTCGGGGGATCATTCTGGGGACCCAGACTTTCGGGAAGGGTTCGGTTCAAACGATCTTCTCCCTGAAGGACGGCTCCGGGTTGAGGTTGACGACCGCGCGCTACTACACACCCAACGGCCGATCCATTCAGGCCAAGGGGATCGTCCCGGATATCGTCGTCAAACCTTCTCCGCCCGATGAGGAGAAGACCGCCCCAACGCCGCCCCCGAGGATGCCTTCGGAGAAAGACCTGGAGCGTCACCTCATCGACGTGAAGGAGAAAGAAAGGCAGGAGAAGGAGAAACCGAAGCCGGAGGCGAAGGAGAAGGAGAAAAGACCTCCTG
- a CDS encoding ABC transporter permease, whose amino-acid sequence MIAFLGNAMRRALRNMRGNLFSNLATVTIIGISLLIFLSFSLIAFNLTTLLEKWGERFEVIAYLRGETSLSEVEALLKRIRELEGVEEVNYLSPFDAMAFMEAKLGPQKNLLDGVKPSTFPASIEIRLKKDYWGRTKMEEVVGQLKRISSIEEIRYGQEWMETFSVLIHIVRLTQWILGGLLLAAILFIVSNTLQLTISSRKEEIEAMQMAGASPAYIQVPFYLEGVIQGLFGAGMAIGFLRLLYEVVRLALAPFRKGWLADLPLTFLPEVTVLWILLGGALMGLFGSWVATMKFIRYKRC is encoded by the coding sequence ATGATCGCTTTCTTGGGCAATGCCATGAGAAGGGCCCTCCGAAACATGAGGGGAAACCTCTTCTCCAACCTGGCCACCGTCACGATCATCGGCATCTCCCTCCTCATCTTCCTCTCCTTTTCCCTGATCGCCTTCAACCTCACCACCCTCCTCGAAAAATGGGGGGAGAGGTTCGAGGTGATCGCCTACCTCAGGGGCGAGACCTCGCTTTCCGAGGTGGAGGCACTCCTGAAGAGGATCAGAGAGCTGGAGGGCGTGGAGGAGGTCAATTACCTTTCGCCCTTCGATGCCATGGCCTTCATGGAGGCGAAGCTCGGTCCCCAGAAGAACCTCCTCGATGGCGTCAAGCCCTCGACCTTTCCCGCCTCCATCGAGATCCGACTGAAGAAGGACTACTGGGGCAGGACGAAGATGGAGGAGGTGGTGGGTCAACTGAAGAGGATCTCGTCGATCGAGGAGATCCGTTACGGCCAGGAGTGGATGGAGACCTTCTCGGTGCTCATCCACATCGTCCGGCTCACCCAGTGGATCCTGGGTGGACTGCTGCTGGCGGCGATCCTCTTCATCGTCTCCAATACGCTCCAGCTGACCATCTCGTCCCGCAAGGAGGAGATCGAAGCGATGCAGATGGCAGGGGCGAGCCCGGCTTACATCCAGGTCCCATTCTATCTCGAGGGGGTGATCCAGGGTCTCTTCGGAGCAGGGATGGCCATCGGGTTTCTTCGCCTGTTGTATGAGGTCGTCCGCCTGGCCCTCGCCCCTTTCAGGAAGGGGTGGTTGGCCGACCTCCCCCTAACGTTTCTTCCCGAGGTGACGGTCCTGTGGATCCTCCTTGGGGGAGCCCTGATGGGGCTTTTCGGAAGCTGGGTGGCGACGATGAAATTTATCAGATACAAAAGGTGTTGA
- a CDS encoding FKBP-type peptidyl-prolyl cis-trans isomerase, which yields MKHGWIVVLGLLLFGAEAHGQATPVLKDQKDRVSYVIGMDIGTNLKRQSIEINPDLLLRGLKDALSGNKPLMTDQEMKETIAAFQKEFQAKQEEAARKMGEKNKKEGEAFLAENRKKEGVVTLASGLQYKVLKKGSGKRPKLSDTVTTHYRGTLIDGTEFDSSYRRGQPATFPVSGVIAGWTEALQLMEEGAKWQLFIPPHLAYGERGAGPQIGPNATLIFEVELISVEERK from the coding sequence ATGAAGCACGGCTGGATCGTCGTTTTGGGGCTTTTGCTCTTCGGGGCGGAGGCCCATGGGCAGGCAACGCCGGTCTTGAAAGATCAGAAAGACCGGGTGAGCTATGTCATCGGGATGGACATCGGGACGAACCTCAAGAGGCAGTCGATCGAGATCAACCCCGACCTCCTCCTCCGAGGCCTCAAAGACGCGCTCTCGGGCAACAAACCCCTCATGACCGACCAGGAGATGAAGGAGACGATCGCGGCCTTTCAGAAGGAATTTCAGGCCAAACAGGAGGAGGCCGCCAGAAAGATGGGGGAGAAGAACAAGAAAGAAGGGGAGGCCTTTTTGGCGGAGAACCGAAAGAAGGAAGGCGTGGTGACGTTGGCCAGTGGCCTCCAGTATAAGGTGTTAAAGAAGGGGAGCGGGAAGAGGCCGAAGCTGTCCGATACGGTCACCACCCATTACCGGGGCACGCTGATCGACGGGACCGAATTCGACAGTTCCTACCGCCGCGGCCAACCCGCTACCTTCCCGGTCAGCGGCGTCATCGCGGGATGGACCGAGGCCCTCCAGCTGATGGAGGAGGGGGCCAAATGGCAGCTCTTCATCCCGCCCCATCTGGCCTATGGGGAGAGGGGCGCCGGTCCCCAGATCGGTCCCAACGCTACGCTCATCTTCGAGGTGGAGCTGATCTCCGTTGAGGAGAGGAAGTAA
- a CDS encoding ATP-binding cassette domain-containing protein, whose translation MIHLSGVSKTYPNRITALSNLSLEVEAGEFVFISGPSGSGKSSLLRILYGLEPASSGEVIVDGLRLTQPGFKKVDQLRRRMGIISPDFKLLTDRNVRENVALTLEVIGCPHRDIQRMVLERLSQIGLLERAEDPIFSLSAGEQQRVSIARAVVRKPPLILADEPTGLLDEEMTEKVMAILSELHQEGTTILLATQDAHLIQRYPYRRIFLGAEESGDGNGEEGVIVEG comes from the coding sequence ATGATCCACCTGTCTGGCGTCTCGAAGACCTATCCGAATCGAATCACCGCCCTCTCCAACCTCAGTCTGGAGGTCGAGGCAGGGGAGTTTGTGTTCATCTCCGGTCCGAGCGGATCCGGAAAGAGCAGCCTCCTCCGCATCCTCTACGGCTTGGAGCCGGCGAGTTCGGGAGAGGTGATCGTCGATGGCCTTCGCCTCACCCAACCCGGGTTCAAGAAGGTGGATCAGCTGAGGAGAAGGATGGGGATCATCTCCCCGGATTTCAAACTCCTGACCGATCGGAACGTGAGAGAGAATGTTGCCCTCACCCTCGAAGTCATCGGATGCCCCCATCGAGACATCCAGAGGATGGTGTTGGAGAGGTTGAGCCAGATCGGGCTGTTGGAGAGGGCCGAGGATCCGATTTTTTCCCTCTCGGCGGGGGAACAGCAGCGGGTGAGCATCGCAAGGGCGGTGGTACGAAAACCTCCCTTGATCCTGGCCGACGAACCCACGGGCCTTCTCGACGAGGAGATGACCGAAAAGGTGATGGCCATCCTGTCCGAACTCCACCAGGAAGGGACGACGATCCTCCTGGCCACCCAGGATGCCCACCTGATCCAGCGATATCCCTACCGAAGGATTTTTCTCGGGGCGGAGGAAAGCGGGGATGGAAACGGAGAAGAAGGGGTGATCGTCGAGGGATGA
- a CDS encoding peptidoglycan DD-metalloendopeptidase family protein codes for MVRGKKRSILVMVACANLLLGLPAVEGSRKDQIERDLTEKKRTLTDIRKEISAARKKEKAIRGQETSILDTLNRLETELFKRTKELRAMEREVARIRERLKQTRDQISKLNQGLERTRREFLSRLTALYKMERTSPESIVLASPSFSDLLKMDSYMKALLQSDARLVEAFRSQVALKEHYQEELATAQRAWEGAILEVEKKKAEIETIHKEKQNLLRSIQSQKVVYQKLLEELEERARNLQALIQRLEREKSLLSYGKTRPEQFKGRLPPPVHGKVISLFRERGQNGIEIQAEMGTEVKAILPGRVVFADWFKGFGNLVIIDHGDHLFTVSGYCSQLVKKAGDVVAQGETIGLVGGAGALKGPSLYFEVRHQGKAQDPMDWISQPDKLASAGEGEESRRR; via the coding sequence ATGGTCCGGGGCAAGAAACGGTCGATCCTGGTGATGGTGGCTTGCGCAAACCTTCTCCTGGGCCTTCCTGCCGTGGAGGGAAGCCGGAAGGACCAGATCGAGAGAGACCTCACCGAGAAGAAGAGGACCCTGACCGATATCCGCAAAGAGATCTCGGCGGCCCGGAAGAAGGAAAAGGCGATCCGTGGGCAGGAGACGTCGATTCTCGATACCCTCAATAGGCTTGAAACCGAACTCTTCAAGAGGACGAAAGAGTTGAGAGCGATGGAGCGAGAGGTGGCCCGGATTCGGGAGAGGTTAAAACAGACCCGGGACCAGATATCGAAGCTCAATCAAGGGCTGGAGCGGACCCGGAGGGAATTCCTCTCGAGGTTGACCGCCCTTTATAAGATGGAGAGGACCTCCCCGGAGTCGATCGTCCTGGCTTCTCCCTCCTTTTCCGACCTCCTGAAGATGGATTCCTATATGAAGGCATTGCTCCAATCGGATGCACGCCTGGTAGAGGCCTTTCGATCCCAAGTGGCCCTGAAAGAGCATTACCAGGAGGAACTCGCCACGGCCCAGCGGGCGTGGGAAGGCGCCATCCTGGAGGTGGAGAAGAAGAAGGCCGAGATCGAGACGATCCACAAGGAGAAGCAGAACCTCCTTCGATCGATCCAGAGCCAGAAGGTGGTCTATCAAAAGTTGCTCGAGGAGCTGGAGGAGCGGGCGAGAAACCTCCAGGCCCTCATTCAGCGACTGGAGCGCGAAAAAAGCCTCCTCTCCTATGGGAAGACGAGGCCCGAACAGTTCAAGGGGAGGCTCCCCCCGCCGGTCCATGGGAAGGTGATCAGCCTCTTCAGAGAGAGAGGACAGAACGGGATCGAGATCCAGGCGGAGATGGGGACGGAGGTCAAGGCGATCCTTCCCGGAAGGGTCGTCTTCGCCGATTGGTTTAAAGGATTCGGAAATCTCGTCATCATCGATCATGGAGATCATCTCTTCACGGTCTCCGGATACTGTTCCCAGCTGGTGAAGAAGGCGGGTGATGTCGTGGCTCAAGGCGAGACGATCGGTCTGGTGGGCGGCGCCGGGGCCCTCAAAGGACCGTCCCTCTATTTTGAGGTCCGCCATCAGGGAAAGGCCCAGGATCCGATGGACTGGATTTCCCAGCCCGACAAACTGGCTTCAGCAGGGGAGGGCGAGGAGTCGAGAAGGCGATGA
- a CDS encoding S1 RNA-binding domain-containing protein: MADKEKEREISFEELLKASYERPSQRVRPGERVTGVVAKVGKDSVFVDLGGKSEGVADIGEFLDEQGHLTVKPGDRVEMRVASLKDGIRLTRGMKIQGADTLDLLRDAKENRLPVEGRVSAVIKGGFEIDLSGFRAFCPMSQIDLIYTEKPEVHLGARYRFRITEIRERGKNIIVSRRAILEEEQERLAKETLARLQPDVEFEGKVTKLTHFGAFVDLGGLEGMIHISEISHGRIEHPSEVLQVGQPVRVKVLKVESEKEGKPRISLSLKALEPDAWQKGLGFEEGEIIQGKVTRLTDFGAFVEVAPGVDGLVHISEIRYERVTHPKQVLKEGESVEVLVLGIDHETRRISLSIKEAELRKKMEREGGAAEVRLEPGQVLRGIVEEVKPYGIFVGLPRLGTKMKGFLPLEELRSTEKGDIKRRFPRGSEIEVAILSVEEEGRVRLSQRALEEREDREEFDRYKKKAAQDGSLGTLGDVLKEVDWKLAGNLKED; the protein is encoded by the coding sequence ATGGCGGACAAAGAGAAGGAGAGGGAAATCAGCTTTGAAGAACTTTTAAAGGCGAGCTATGAGAGGCCCAGCCAGAGGGTGAGGCCGGGAGAGAGGGTCACCGGGGTGGTTGCCAAGGTCGGCAAGGATTCGGTCTTCGTCGATCTAGGAGGCAAGAGCGAGGGGGTTGCCGATATCGGAGAGTTTCTGGACGAACAGGGACACCTGACCGTCAAACCGGGGGATCGGGTCGAGATGCGGGTGGCCTCTCTCAAAGACGGGATCCGGTTGACCCGGGGGATGAAGATCCAGGGGGCGGACACCCTCGATCTACTGCGCGATGCCAAGGAGAATCGCCTCCCTGTCGAGGGAAGGGTCTCCGCCGTCATCAAAGGGGGGTTTGAGATCGACCTCTCAGGGTTTCGGGCCTTTTGCCCGATGAGCCAGATCGATCTGATCTATACAGAGAAACCAGAGGTCCATCTCGGAGCGAGATACCGGTTTCGCATCACGGAGATCAGGGAGAGGGGCAAGAACATCATCGTCTCGCGGCGGGCGATCCTGGAGGAGGAACAGGAGCGATTGGCCAAGGAGACCCTTGCAAGACTCCAGCCCGACGTCGAATTTGAAGGGAAGGTAACCAAATTAACCCACTTCGGCGCCTTCGTGGATCTCGGGGGCCTCGAAGGGATGATCCACATCTCCGAGATCTCCCACGGAAGGATCGAGCACCCCTCCGAGGTCCTTCAGGTGGGTCAGCCCGTCCGGGTGAAGGTGCTCAAGGTGGAGTCGGAAAAAGAGGGAAAGCCCAGGATTTCCCTCTCCCTCAAGGCCCTCGAACCCGACGCCTGGCAGAAGGGGCTCGGTTTTGAGGAGGGAGAGATCATTCAAGGGAAGGTGACCCGATTGACCGACTTCGGGGCCTTCGTCGAGGTGGCCCCCGGGGTCGACGGTCTGGTCCACATCTCCGAAATCCGCTACGAGCGGGTGACCCATCCCAAACAGGTCTTGAAAGAAGGGGAGTCTGTCGAGGTTCTCGTCCTCGGCATCGATCACGAGACGAGGCGCATCTCTCTGTCGATCAAAGAGGCGGAGCTGAGAAAGAAGATGGAGAGGGAAGGGGGGGCCGCGGAGGTGCGGCTCGAACCGGGGCAGGTCCTTAGGGGGATCGTGGAGGAGGTTAAGCCTTATGGGATCTTTGTTGGGCTTCCTCGGCTCGGGACGAAGATGAAAGGATTTCTCCCCCTGGAGGAGCTTCGGAGCACCGAGAAGGGGGATATAAAAAGGCGGTTTCCAAGGGGGAGCGAAATCGAGGTCGCCATCCTCTCCGTCGAAGAGGAGGGGAGGGTGAGGCTCTCCCAGAGGGCCCTGGAGGAGAGGGAGGACCGGGAGGAGTTCGATCGATACAAGAAGAAGGCGGCGCAGGATGGCTCCCTCGGCACCCTTGGGGACGTGTTGAAAGAGGTGGACTGGAAGTTAGCAGGAAATCTGAAGGAGGATTGA
- a CDS encoding enoyl-CoA hydratase-related protein: protein MGEPHVLYQVDGPLAWIILNRPEVKNTFSEEMIRLWREFLERAKEDARIRVILVTGKGDTFCSGGDIRDMAEGKLRLWAMKRFLWEGVHRIALTLEDLDKPVIAAINGAAMGAGLDMAMMCDLRICSDRARLSESYILLGLVPGDGGAYLLPRLVGLGKAMELLLTGEVITPEEALRIGLVNRVVPHDRLLEEARGLAEKIASRPPLAVRMMKRAIYQAQSSTLRSHLDYISSQLALLSETQDHQEAARAFVEKRRPDFKGE, encoded by the coding sequence ATGGGAGAGCCCCACGTGCTCTATCAGGTCGATGGTCCACTGGCCTGGATCATCTTGAATCGACCCGAGGTGAAGAATACCTTCAGCGAGGAGATGATCAGGCTCTGGAGGGAGTTCCTCGAACGGGCCAAAGAGGATGCCCGCATCCGGGTCATCCTCGTCACCGGCAAGGGGGATACCTTCTGCTCCGGTGGGGATATCCGGGACATGGCCGAGGGGAAACTCCGGCTTTGGGCGATGAAGCGGTTTTTGTGGGAAGGCGTCCATCGCATCGCCCTGACGCTCGAGGACCTGGACAAACCCGTGATCGCAGCCATCAACGGCGCGGCCATGGGCGCCGGCCTGGACATGGCGATGATGTGTGACCTGAGGATCTGTTCCGACCGGGCCAGGCTCTCCGAGTCTTATATACTTTTGGGGCTCGTCCCCGGAGATGGAGGAGCCTATCTCCTGCCGAGGCTCGTGGGCCTGGGAAAGGCCATGGAACTGTTGCTGACCGGGGAGGTGATCACCCCGGAGGAGGCCTTGAGAATCGGTTTGGTCAACCGCGTCGTCCCCCATGATCGATTGCTGGAAGAGGCGCGGGGATTGGCCGAAAAGATCGCCTCCCGACCCCCCCTTGCCGTCCGCATGATGAAACGGGCCATTTACCAAGCCCAGTCAAGTACCCTGCGCTCACACCTCGACTACATCTCCTCCCAGCTCGCGCTCCTTTCCGAGACCCAGGATCATCAGGAGGCTGCCAGGGCCTTCGTCGAGAAGCGAAGGCCCGATTTCAAAGGCGAATAG